The Phragmites australis chromosome 15, lpPhrAust1.1, whole genome shotgun sequence genome window below encodes:
- the LOC133893589 gene encoding uncharacterized protein LOC133893589 isoform X2: protein MAAAGDLSDEERRALRGSKFAPLPAPPPSSQTRMAHPGGPLTTNKAAALAKFLERKLQQPDGLDSLNPDLVKLAVKNAKETIKASKGEPSTSGRVVRHVSSFEDCSEDSEDSKDEAKVKGVKRKRKNKSKAYQDGGERSKKKKKKKRKKCKGC, encoded by the exons atggcggcggccggcgacctGAGCGACGAGGAGCGGCGTGCGCTCCGGGGAAGCAAGTTCGCGCCCCTTCCGGcgcctcctccctcctcacaGACCAG GATGGCTCATCCTGGAGGACCACTAACTACAAACAAGGCTGCTGCATTAGCGAAATTTCTTGAGAGGAAACTTCAGCAACCTGATGGCTTGGACTCCCTGAACCCTGACCTTGTAAAACTGGCTGTGAAAAATGCAAAGGAAACCATAAAAGCTAGCAAAG GAGAACCTTCAACTTCTGGAAGAGTAGTACGGCATGTTTCATCATTTGAGGATTGCTCTGAG GATTCTGAAGATTCTAAAGATGAAGCAAAAGTCAAAGGggtcaaaagaaaaaggaaaaataag TCTAAAGCTTATCAAGATGGTGGAGAACGgagcaagaaaaagaagaaaaagaaaaggaaaaagtgCAAAG GTTGCTAA
- the LOC133893589 gene encoding uncharacterized protein LOC133893589 isoform X1: protein MAAAGDLSDEERRALRGSKFAPLPAPPPSSQTRMAHPGGPLTTNKAAALAKFLERKLQQPDGLDSLNPDLVKLAVKNAKETIKASKGEPSTSGRVVRHVSSFEDCSEDSEDSKDEAKVKGVKRKRKNKKSKAYQDGGERSKKKKKKKRKKCKGC, encoded by the exons atggcggcggccggcgacctGAGCGACGAGGAGCGGCGTGCGCTCCGGGGAAGCAAGTTCGCGCCCCTTCCGGcgcctcctccctcctcacaGACCAG GATGGCTCATCCTGGAGGACCACTAACTACAAACAAGGCTGCTGCATTAGCGAAATTTCTTGAGAGGAAACTTCAGCAACCTGATGGCTTGGACTCCCTGAACCCTGACCTTGTAAAACTGGCTGTGAAAAATGCAAAGGAAACCATAAAAGCTAGCAAAG GAGAACCTTCAACTTCTGGAAGAGTAGTACGGCATGTTTCATCATTTGAGGATTGCTCTGAG GATTCTGAAGATTCTAAAGATGAAGCAAAAGTCAAAGGggtcaaaagaaaaaggaaaaataag AAGTCTAAAGCTTATCAAGATGGTGGAGAACGgagcaagaaaaagaagaaaaagaaaaggaaaaagtgCAAAG GTTGCTAA
- the LOC133893582 gene encoding ethylene-responsive transcription factor FZP-like, translating into MNTRGSSSGSSSNHTLMAFSEQPKPAGQPQPSPPSSPSERPATRGRRRAQEPGRFLGVRRRPWGRYAAEIRDPTTKERHWLGTFDTAQEAALAYDRAALSMKGAQARTNFVYTHTAYNYPPFLAPFHGQPSYAHAPSMQYGGHHGSMGAPHIGSYHHHHHLAPAASGASSASGECSMPVAVDRADATLLDHNGHDFLFSSADDNSGYLSSVVPESCLRPRSSAAAVEDLRRYSDADAYGMMGLREDVDDLAQMVAGFWGGAGEADQLGACGFPAGGGHAGDIVASSQGSDAYSPFSFLSH; encoded by the coding sequence ATGAACACTCGAGGCAGTAGCAGTGGTAGCAGCAGCAACCACACCCTCATGGCGTTCTCCGAGCAGCCGAAGCCGGCGGGCCAGCCGCAGCCGTCCCCTCCGTCGTCGCCGAGCGAGCGGCCCGCGACACGGGGCCGCCGGCGCGCGCAAGAGCCCGGCCGGTTCCTGGGCGTGCGGCGCCGGCCGTGGGGCCGGTACGCGGCCGAGATACGCGACCCGACGACCAAGGAGAGGCATTGGCTCGGCACGTTCGACACGGCGCAGGAGGCGGCGCTCGCCTACGACCGCGCCGCGCTGTCCATGAAGGGCGCGCAGGCGCGCACCAACTTCGTATACACGCACACCGCGTACAACTACCCGCCGTTCCTGGCGCCGTTCCACGGGCAGCCGTCGTACGCGCACGCGCCGTCCATGCAGTACGGCGGCCATCACGGCAGCATGGGCGCGCCGCACATTGGCTCgtaccaccatcaccaccacctgGCTCCCGCGGCCTCCGGCGCCTCCTCCGCGTCGGGCGAGTGCTCCATGCCGGTGGCCGTCGATCGGGCCGACGCTACGCTGCTGGACCATAACGGCCACGACTTCCTGTTCTCCAGCGCCGACGACAACTCGGGTTACCTGAGCAGCGTGGTGCCGGAGAGCTGCCTCCGTCCGAGGagcagcgcggcggcggtggaggactTGCGGCGGTACTCCGACGCGGACGCCTACGGGATGATGGGGCTCCGGGAGGACGTGGACGATCTGGCGCAGATGGTGGCAGGGTTCTggggcggcgccggcgaagCGGACCAGCTCGGCGCGTGCGGATTcccggcgggcggcgggcacGCTGGGGACATTGTCGCGTCGTCGCAGGGGTCGGACGCGTACTCGCCCTTCAGCTTCCTCTCCCACTGA